A single region of the Triticum dicoccoides isolate Atlit2015 ecotype Zavitan chromosome 2B, WEW_v2.0, whole genome shotgun sequence genome encodes:
- the LOC119361724 gene encoding L-type lectin-domain containing receptor kinase IX.1-like: MSSLATARSSNAPLLLLFLLLIFVSLLHICVGDYLDDASAPAPTPATATPSPFSFSFDFSNASTYRLEDLRFEGDATMHGDLVDLTCNTFGKNPKFCTGRVSYGHPVPFYDNVTGEVASFQARFTFAILIDDYTMNYKGDGMTFFLGCYPSTMPLNSGGGNLGIMPDGDGKSRTAFGNDRFIAVEFDTFNNSWDPNTTYDHIGIDISSVMDSVNTTVLDSFSLNGSMTATVTFDNTTRMLVANLHFDDHTYIAPVQVSTQLPDPVTTLLPPQVAIGFSAATGKDMELHQILSWSFNSSLAPPHKDHDMKAAVVGGSLGGVVALVVMVWCIIACFKWTRSTSHDARTRGPKRFEYRELASATDNFSKERVIGRGAFGEVYRGTFSKGSSSGAPSRESGGMSSKESCSSSSKDSGASSNSNSKESYSGEVAVKKILNETRGGNMDFFAEMNTISEAKHKNLVKLKGWCCKDSNRNMLDFMCWCCRKKKDEELFLVYELVPNGNLEHHLHENEQVIQWPTRYQIAKDIGSALVYLHHDCSPYILHRDIKPANILLDNNFNAKLADFGLSRIGNQDNATLVTTAVGTEGYIDPQCRKSGKVKFNLSSDVYSFGIVLLDITCTRKSREQVWDLYVRGRVLEAADDRLYGCGDLDMSQLERVAILGLWCSLPDSRKRPTSQEAMEVLERGVSLPDLNDLLNTTSVPSTMQQDTYTTSSSGPQAPPSDENPFGERHA, from the exons ATGAGCTCGCTTGCAACTGCAAGAAGCAGCAACGcgccgctcctcctcctcttcctccttctcATTTTTGTTTCTTTACTGCACATCTGTGTGGGGGATTATCTCGATGACGCCTCTGCTCCCGCCCCCACTCCCGCCACAGCCACCCCGTCCCCCTTCTCATTCAGCTTTGATTTCTCCAACGCATCCACCTACCGCTTAGAAGACCTTAGGTTCGAGGGTGACGCAACCATGCACGGCGACCTGGTTGACCTCACCTGCAACACTTTCGGGAAGAACCCAAAGTTTTGCACGGGACGGGTGTCCTACGGGCACCCCGTGCCGTTCTACGACAACGTCACCGGTGAGGTGGCCAGCTTCCAGGCGCGGTTCACCTTCGCGATCCTCATCGACGACTATACTATGAACTACAAGGGGGACGGCATGACTTTCTTCCTTGGCTGTTACCCGTCCACGATGCCGCTGAACTCGGGTGGGGGAAATCTAGGCATCATGCCGGATGGCGACGGCAAGAGCCGGACCGCCTTCGGGAACGACCGGTTCATCGCCGTGGAGTTCGACACCTTCAACAACTCCTGGGACCCCAACACCACCTACGACCATATCGGCATCGACATCAGCTCCGTCATGGACTCGGTGAACACGACAGTACTAGATAGCTTCAGCCTCAATGGCTCCATGACGGCCACCGTCACCTTTGACAACACCACCCGGATGCTGGTAGCCAACCTGCACTTTGATGACCATACTTACATTGCCCCTGTTCAGGTCAGCACGCAATTACCCGATCCAGTCACCACCTTGCTCCCGCCTCAAGTTGCCATAGGGTTCTCTGCAGCCACAGGCAAAGACATGGAGCTGCATCAGATACTCTCATGGTCATTCAACTCCTCACTTGCTCCGCCTCACAAAG ATCATGACATGAAGGCTGCAGTTGTTGGAGGGTCGCTTGGAGGAGTTGTAGCATTGGTGGTTATGGTGTGGTGTATCATTGCATGTTTCAAGTGGACAAGGAGCACAAGCCATGACGCACGAACTAGAGGACCCAAACGGTTCGAATACCGCGAGCTGGCTTCTGCAACAGACAACTTCTCTAAGGAGAGGGTTATTGGGAGAGGTGCCTTTGGAGAAGTCTACAGGGGTACATTCTCCAAGGGATCATCATCGGGTGCTCCTTCAAGAGAATCAGGCGGTATGTCCTCCAAGGAATCATGTTCATCATCCTCCAAGGATTCGGGTGCGTCATCGAACTCAAACTCGAAAGAATCATACAGCGGTGAGGTGGCTGTAAAGAAGATCTTGAATGAGACAAGGGGAGGAAATATGGACTTCTTCGCGGAGATGAACACCATTAGTGAAGCAAAGCACAAGAATCTCGTCAAACTGAAAGGTTGGTGCTGCAAGGATAGTAACCGAAACATGCTCGATTTTATGTGCTGGTGCTGCAGGAAGAAGAAGGATGAAGAACTCTTCCTTGTCTATGAGCTGGTGCCTAATGGCAATCTGGAACACCACCTACACGAGAATGAGCAAGTGATACAGTGGCCAACAAG GTACCAAATCGCTAAAGATATTGGCTCTGCTCTTGTTTACCTCCACCATGACTGCTCCCCGTACATTCTGCACAGAGACATCAAACCAGCCAACATTCTCCTAGACAACAACTTCAACGCCAAGCTTGCTGACTTTGGGCTGTCGAGGATCGGCAACCAGGACAATGCGACGCTAGTGACGACCGCTGTTGGGACGGAAGGGTACATAGATCCACAGTGCAGGAAATCAGGGAAAGTCAAGTTCAACCTTAGCTCAGACGTCTATAGCTTCGGGATCGTCCTGCTGGACATCACGTGCACACGGAAGTCCAGGGAGCAAGTCTGGGATCTGTATGTAAGGGGCAGGGTGCTGGAAGCTGCAGATGATAGGCTATATGGCTGTGGCGACTTGGACATGAGCCAGCTGGAGCGTGTGGCTATCCTAGGGCTCTGGTGTTCTCTtcctgacagtaggaagaggcCTACCAGTCAGGAAGCAATGGAGGTCCTCGAACGTGGTGTGTCGTTGCCTGACCTTAATGACTTGTTGAACACTACTTCGGTGCCCTCCACAATGCAACAAGATACCTACACTACTAGTAGCTCCGGCCCACAAGCACCTCCGTCAGATGAAAACCCTTTTGGTGAGCGGCATGCATGA
- the LOC119366804 gene encoding ankyrin repeat-containing protein NPR4-like, translating into MQMDRRLLKAATSGDSASMQAMASQDLSILLGTTPQGNTCLHISSIHGHEGFCVDVIALEESLLAQTNLDGETPLVAAVRSGSVAVASALLGRYRVRRLSEAILEKDKDGCSALHHAICSGDTELALELIEAEPALSKGVNNFGDPPMYVAAARDLTSVALRLLEIGDSDHGGQFGYNALHSAVRNGNSVIVKRIMAKRPGLAKEAHKRGYTPMCTAMYRDKIDMLRLLLEHDPALGYDMTSDGYSLLQVAAHAGHVATARELLKHCPDAPCRGARVERWTCLHTSVYYGHLDFVKFVLATPQLGKLVNMQDNKGRTALHLAVENCDPKVVAALLSHKDTHTHVMNNNGTSPAWVLSGIMHRATTLNWNEVMMLMLRADPQSAPSAYNLHVHTTRLLTDASRMDAKSLTKTYTTNTSLVAILITTITFAAAFTLPGGYSSATGSEGLPIMSQKAAFKAFIISDTLAMCSSFVVAFICIVARWKDYEFLIYYRSFTRKLMWFAYVATTTAFSTGLYTVLAQRLHWLSISICVLVALLPILTKLLGEWPYLKIRFGLGRTFSSDLLDMV; encoded by the exons ATGCAGATGGACAGACGGCTCCTGAAAGCAGCCACATCGGGTGACTCGGCGTCGATGCAGGCCATGGCTTCGCAGGATCTAAGCATTCTTCTCGGAACAACCCCGCAGGGGAACACTTGTCTCCACATATCCTCCATCCATGGCCACGAGGGGTTCTGCGTGGACGTGATCGCACTAGAGGAGTCCCTGCTCGCCCAGACCAACCTGGACGGCGAGACGCCGCTTGTCGCCGCCGTGAGAAGCGGCTCCGTGGCCGTGGCTTCCGCCTTGCTCGGACGCTACCGAGTGCGGCGGTTGAGCGAGGCCATCTTGGAGAAAGACAAGGACGGATGCAGTGCGCTCCACCATGCCATCTGCAGCGGCGACACGGAGCTCGCTCTGGAGCTGATAGAAGCAGAGCCCGCCCTCTCCAAAGGTGTCAACAACTTCGGCGACCCGCCAATGTACGTTGCTGCCGCCAGAGATCTTACTAGCGTTGCCCTGAGACTGTTGGAGATTGGCGATTCTGATCACGGGGGACAGTTCGGCTACAATGCTCTCCATTCAGCAGTCAGAAATGGGAACTCAG TTATCGTTAAAAGAATCATGGCCAAACGTCCTGGGCTGGCCAAAGAAGCTCACAAGCGTGGGTATACTCCAATGTGCACGGCCATGTACCGTGACAAGATCGACATGCTACGGCTGCTGCTGGAGCATGATCCCGCTCTAGGGTATGACATGACGAGCGATGGTTATTCTCTCCTTCAGGTTGCTGCACACGCAGGTCATGTTGCCACTGCACGCGAGCTGCTTAAGCACTGCCCAGATGCTCCTTGCCGCGGAGCACGCGTTGAGCGTTGGACGTGCCTCCACACATCCGTATACTATGGTCATCTGGACTTTGTGAAATTTGTCCTCGCAACGCCACAGCTTGGCAAACTGGTCAACATGCAGGACAACAAAGGAAGAACTGCTCTGCATCTCGCTGTGGAGAACTGTGATCCAAAAGTGGTTGCTGCTTTACTGTCTCATAAGGATACACACACACATGTGATGAACAACAACGGCACGTCACCAGCTTGGGTATTGTCAGGAATCATGCATCGTGCCACGACGTTAAACTGG AATGAAGTGATGATGCTTATGCTGAGAGCTGATCCCCAAAGTGCCCCTTCAGCTTATAATCTTCATGTGCACACAACACGGCTGTTGACCGATGCATCACGGATGGATGCAAAGTCACTAACTAAAACATACACAACCAACACCTCATTAGTGGCGATCCTCATTACAACAATCACCTTTGCCGCTGCTTTCACCCTCCCCGGAGGATACAGCAGTGCTACTGGAAGCGAGGGACTTCCCATCATGTCTCAAAAGGCTGCATTCAAGGCATTCATAATCTCTGACACCTTAGCAATGTGCTCTTCATTTGTTGTCGCCTTTATATGCATCGTAGCAAGGTGGAAggattatgagttcttgatctattaCAGATCCTTCACTAGGAAGCTCATGTGGTTTGCATACGTGGCAACAACTACGGCCTTTTCAACTGGTTTATACACAGTGCTGGCTCAACGTCTCCACTGGCTATCCATATCAATTTGTGTTTTGGTAGCTTTGTTGCCCATTCTTACTAAGTTGCTGGGCGAATGGCCTTACTTGAAGATCAGATTCGGCTTAGGTAGAACTTTCAGCTCCGATCTCCTTGACATGGTGTGA